One region of Micromonospora ureilytica genomic DNA includes:
- a CDS encoding MFS transporter yields MTTLDPTPASLPAALAEPTVPVRRGWIGLIFAANLGVWMAFFTPIQVLLPQQIEQIAPGDKENMLAVVTGLGALAAVLANPLAGALSDRTCLRIAGREFGRRHVWTAGGAVLGAAALVLLAQQRTILGVALGWVAAQVCFNAMLASLSAAVPDRVPVTQRGGVSGWVGIPQALGLVLGAVLVTAVVTGNAAGYLAIAVAILLLSLPFALLTPDEPLPRTHRPVVRTRALLASMWISPRRHPDFAWAWITRFLVQLGNALGTLYLLYFLSDGVRHPDPEGGLLVLILLYTLGMMLTAVVAGRLSDRSGRRKIYVIVSGLIMAVAALLLAVAPVWPMAIVAALLLGAGYGVYLAVDAALITQVLPRATDRAKDLGIINIANSAPQVLGPALSAPLVVYLGGYPTLYAVTAVVTLLGSALVVKIRSVP; encoded by the coding sequence GTGACCACCCTCGACCCGACGCCGGCGTCGCTGCCGGCGGCGCTCGCCGAGCCGACGGTGCCGGTGCGGCGCGGCTGGATCGGCCTGATCTTCGCGGCCAACCTCGGTGTCTGGATGGCGTTCTTCACGCCCATCCAGGTGCTGCTGCCGCAGCAGATCGAGCAGATCGCGCCTGGAGACAAGGAGAACATGCTGGCCGTGGTCACCGGCCTCGGCGCGCTGGCCGCAGTGCTGGCCAACCCCCTAGCGGGCGCGCTCTCCGACCGGACCTGCCTGCGCATCGCCGGCCGCGAGTTCGGTCGACGGCACGTGTGGACGGCGGGCGGGGCCGTGCTCGGCGCGGCGGCCCTGGTGCTGCTGGCCCAGCAACGGACCATCCTCGGGGTCGCCCTCGGCTGGGTGGCCGCGCAGGTCTGCTTCAACGCGATGCTGGCCAGCCTCAGCGCCGCCGTCCCGGACCGGGTCCCGGTGACCCAGCGCGGCGGCGTCTCGGGCTGGGTGGGCATCCCGCAGGCGCTCGGACTGGTGCTCGGCGCGGTGCTGGTCACCGCCGTGGTCACCGGCAACGCCGCCGGCTATCTGGCCATCGCCGTGGCCATCCTGCTGCTGTCGCTGCCGTTCGCGCTGCTCACCCCCGACGAACCGCTGCCGCGTACGCATCGGCCGGTGGTCCGGACGCGGGCGCTGCTGGCCTCGATGTGGATCAGCCCCCGCCGGCACCCGGATTTCGCCTGGGCCTGGATCACCCGGTTCCTGGTCCAGTTGGGCAACGCCCTGGGCACCCTCTACCTGCTGTACTTCCTCAGCGACGGGGTGCGCCACCCCGACCCCGAGGGCGGCCTGCTGGTGCTGATCCTGCTCTACACGCTCGGGATGATGCTGACCGCCGTGGTCGCCGGACGGCTGTCCGACCGCTCCGGCCGCCGCAAGATCTACGTGATCGTCTCCGGGCTGATCATGGCGGTGGCGGCGCTGCTGCTCGCTGTCGCGCCGGTCTGGCCGATGGCCATCGTCGCGGCGCTGCTGCTCGGCGCCGGCTACGGCGTCTACCTCGCGGTGGACGCCGCGTTGATCACCCAGGTGTTGCCCCGGGCCACTGACCGGGCCAAGGACCTGGGCATCATCAACATCGCCAACTCGGCGCCGCAGGTGCTCGGCCCGGCGCTCTCCGCCCCGCTCGTGGTGTACCTGGGCGGCTATCCCACGCTCTACGCGGTCACCGCCGTGGTCACCCTGCTCGGCAGCGCCCTGGTCGTGAAGATCCGCTCGGTGCCGTGA
- a CDS encoding acyl carrier protein produces the protein MTRDEITTGLAEILEEVAGVNPDDVAEGKSFTDDLDVDSLSMVEVVVAAEEKFGVKIPDNEVQNLKTVGDAVSYIAAQS, from the coding sequence ATGACCCGTGACGAGATCACCACCGGCCTCGCCGAGATCCTCGAAGAGGTTGCCGGAGTGAACCCGGACGACGTGGCCGAGGGGAAGTCCTTCACCGACGACCTCGACGTCGACTCGCTCTCCATGGTTGAGGTAGTGGTCGCGGCCGAGGAGAAGTTCGGCGTCAAGATCCCGGACAACGAGGTGCAGAACCTCAAGACCGTCGGCGACGCTGTCAGCTACATCGCGGCGCAGTCCTGA
- the gltX gene encoding glutamate--tRNA ligase: MTVRVRFAPSPTGMFHVGGARSALQNWIYAKQQGGVFVLRIEDTDAARNKPEWTEGILSALDWIGISRGSYEGPYFQSANAGEHRAAAARLYESGRAYYCDCTREDVQARTGSQYQGYDGYHRDLGLGPGEGRALRFRTPDEGTTVVVDLIRGEPTFENKLIEDFVIARGDGSPVFLLANVVDDMTMGITHVIRAEEHLPNTPKQQLLWEALGVKPPIWAHVPVVVNEKRQKLSKRRDKVALEAYRDEGYLAGAMRNYLMLLGWAPSGDREIVPWSVIEDEFRLDEVNLSSAFFDEKKLRAFNGEYIRALPVAEFIDACQPWLTGTETIAPPPWQPEEFDADAFAAVAPLAQTRIAVLSEIVPNVDFLFLASPLIDEAAWTKTMKDGSAELLDDAVAAFEALESWDAESLKSTLEAVGAERGLKLGKTQAPVRVAVTGRTVGLPLFESLEVLGRERSLTRIRAARLRLV, from the coding sequence GTGACAGTACGTGTGCGCTTCGCCCCTTCCCCGACCGGTATGTTCCACGTCGGCGGCGCCCGCTCGGCGCTGCAGAACTGGATCTACGCCAAGCAGCAGGGCGGCGTGTTCGTGCTGCGTATCGAGGACACCGACGCGGCGCGCAACAAGCCCGAGTGGACCGAGGGCATCCTCTCCGCGCTGGACTGGATCGGGATCTCCCGGGGCAGCTACGAGGGCCCGTACTTCCAGTCGGCGAACGCCGGCGAGCACCGGGCCGCCGCCGCGCGCCTGTACGAGTCGGGCCGCGCCTACTACTGCGACTGCACCCGTGAGGACGTGCAGGCCCGCACCGGCTCGCAGTACCAGGGCTACGACGGCTACCACCGCGACCTCGGCCTCGGCCCGGGTGAGGGGCGTGCGCTGCGCTTCCGTACGCCGGACGAGGGCACGACAGTGGTGGTCGACCTGATCCGCGGTGAGCCCACCTTCGAGAACAAGCTCATCGAGGACTTCGTCATCGCCCGGGGCGACGGCTCGCCGGTGTTCCTGCTGGCCAACGTCGTCGACGACATGACCATGGGGATCACCCACGTGATCCGGGCCGAGGAGCACCTGCCCAACACCCCCAAGCAGCAGCTGCTCTGGGAGGCCCTCGGGGTCAAGCCGCCGATTTGGGCGCACGTGCCGGTGGTGGTCAACGAGAAGCGGCAGAAGCTCTCCAAGCGCCGGGACAAGGTCGCCCTGGAGGCGTACCGCGACGAGGGTTACCTCGCCGGGGCGATGCGCAACTACCTCATGCTGCTCGGCTGGGCGCCCTCCGGCGACCGGGAGATCGTGCCCTGGTCGGTCATCGAGGACGAGTTCCGGTTGGACGAGGTCAACCTGTCCTCGGCGTTCTTCGACGAGAAGAAGCTGCGCGCGTTCAACGGTGAGTACATTCGCGCGCTGCCGGTGGCCGAGTTCATCGACGCCTGCCAGCCGTGGCTGACCGGCACCGAGACGATCGCGCCACCGCCGTGGCAGCCGGAGGAGTTCGACGCCGACGCGTTCGCCGCCGTGGCGCCGCTGGCCCAGACGCGGATCGCGGTGCTCAGCGAGATCGTGCCGAACGTCGACTTCCTCTTCCTGGCCTCGCCGCTGATCGACGAGGCCGCCTGGACCAAGACGATGAAGGACGGCTCCGCCGAGCTGCTGGACGACGCCGTCGCGGCGTTCGAGGCGCTGGAGTCCTGGGATGCCGAGTCACTGAAGTCGACGCTGGAGGCGGTCGGCGCCGAGCGGGGCCTCAAGCTCGGCAAGACGCAGGCGCCGGTGCGGGTCGCTGTCACCGGCCGCACCGTGGGTCTGCCGCTGTTCGAGTCGCTGGAGGTGCTCGGTCGCGAGCGCAGCCTGACCCGGATCCGCGCCGCCCGCCTGCGCCTGGTCTGA
- a CDS encoding PucR family transcriptional regulator, which produces MDGGRRTGADVVGLLTTCQARAVSTPGGGKLSATLRRIERSAGALATSSVARMDETLPWFRALPADQRSWVMLVAQAGARSLVQWLREGGGTADSTQEVSDEVFDAAPQALARSITLQQTVALIKVTIDVVEEQVSHLAAEGEEQQLREAVLRFSREIAFAAARVYARAAESRGAWDARLQALLVDALLRGDSPDVLASRAAALGWTDAPPVAVAVGRSPGGEVSAVLHVVYRQARRIGVEVIGGVHGDRLVIVLGGAPDPLTATAKLLSAFGDGPVVVGPAVPSLDEATESARAALSGFRAAPAWPSAPRPVPAADLLPERALAGDAEARRRLRHDVYATLVRAGGELLATLDAFLAAGGTLESAARALFVHPNTVRYRLRRIAEVTGFSPLSPRDAFALQVALTVGRLDPVAPLTSPVPTQTITPAARKSAQTEDDPRRSL; this is translated from the coding sequence GTGGACGGCGGCCGGCGGACCGGTGCCGACGTGGTTGGCCTGCTCACGACGTGTCAGGCTAGGGCGGTGAGCACGCCGGGCGGTGGGAAGTTGTCGGCCACGCTGCGCCGGATCGAACGATCGGCGGGGGCGTTGGCCACCTCCAGCGTGGCCCGGATGGACGAGACGCTGCCCTGGTTCCGGGCGCTGCCGGCCGACCAGCGCTCCTGGGTGATGCTTGTCGCGCAGGCGGGCGCGAGGTCGCTGGTGCAGTGGCTGCGCGAGGGCGGCGGCACTGCGGACAGCACCCAGGAGGTCTCGGACGAGGTCTTCGACGCCGCCCCGCAGGCACTGGCCCGGTCGATCACCCTCCAGCAGACCGTGGCGTTGATCAAGGTGACGATCGACGTGGTCGAGGAGCAGGTGTCGCACCTGGCCGCCGAGGGCGAGGAGCAGCAGCTGCGCGAGGCGGTGCTGCGCTTCTCCCGGGAGATCGCGTTCGCCGCCGCCCGGGTGTACGCGCGGGCCGCCGAGTCGCGCGGCGCCTGGGACGCCCGGTTGCAGGCGCTGCTGGTCGACGCGTTGTTGCGCGGTGACTCGCCGGACGTCCTGGCCAGTCGGGCCGCCGCGCTCGGCTGGACGGACGCGCCGCCGGTGGCGGTGGCGGTCGGTCGGTCGCCCGGCGGCGAGGTCTCGGCGGTGCTGCACGTGGTCTACCGGCAGGCCCGCCGGATCGGTGTGGAGGTGATCGGCGGCGTTCACGGCGACCGGCTGGTGATCGTGCTGGGCGGCGCACCGGACCCACTGACCGCCACCGCGAAGCTGTTGAGCGCGTTCGGGGACGGCCCGGTGGTGGTCGGTCCCGCCGTGCCGAGCCTGGACGAGGCGACCGAGTCGGCGCGGGCCGCGCTGTCCGGCTTTCGGGCCGCCCCGGCCTGGCCCAGCGCGCCCCGGCCGGTACCGGCCGCGGATCTGCTGCCGGAGCGGGCCCTCGCCGGTGACGCGGAGGCCCGTCGGCGGTTACGCCATGACGTGTACGCGACGCTGGTGCGCGCCGGCGGGGAGCTGCTGGCGACCCTGGACGCCTTCCTGGCCGCCGGTGGCACGCTGGAGAGCGCGGCTCGGGCACTGTTCGTGCACCCGAACACGGTGCGTTACCGGTTGCGCCGAATCGCCGAGGTGACCGGGTTCTCGCCGCTGTCTCCGCGCGACGCGTTCGCCCTTCAGGTCGCGCTGACAGTGGGTCGATTGGATCCGGTTGCCCCGCTGACCTCGCCGGTCCCGACTCAGACAATCACCCCGGCCGCTCGGAAATCCGCCCAAACTGAGGATGATCCCCGCCGATCTTTGTAG
- a CDS encoding SRPBCC family protein: MILVERSAHVAAPIEVVWDVVQRAEQLPAWLAGVRAAEVLSGEGFGRRQLVQAGRGSAHEAEVIAYQEPTLIGWRERAKGAGSRAEARTEIYVQLTGDEEEGGTIVRLIVVRWPAGPVKAALLRLGLRRVGADLEDSLARLTDLAAVG; encoded by the coding sequence ATGATCCTCGTGGAACGCAGTGCGCACGTGGCGGCGCCAATTGAAGTGGTCTGGGATGTCGTGCAGCGGGCCGAGCAGTTGCCGGCCTGGCTGGCCGGGGTCCGCGCGGCCGAAGTGCTCTCGGGAGAGGGCTTCGGGCGGCGACAACTGGTCCAGGCGGGGCGCGGCTCGGCGCATGAGGCCGAGGTGATCGCCTACCAGGAGCCGACGCTGATCGGCTGGCGGGAACGGGCCAAGGGCGCCGGATCTCGGGCGGAGGCGCGCACCGAGATCTACGTCCAGCTCACCGGAGACGAGGAGGAGGGCGGGACCATCGTGCGCCTCATCGTGGTCCGTTGGCCGGCCGGCCCGGTCAAGGCGGCCCTGCTGCGCCTCGGACTGCGTCGGGTCGGCGCCGACCTGGAGGACTCGCTGGCCCGGCTCACCGACCTGGCCGCCGTCGGCTGA
- a CDS encoding response regulator: protein MTGAARPPGDAGAATVRVVLADDQPAVRAGLALILNGSPGVEVVGEAADGDAAVHLCRELRPDVAVLDVRMPRRDGISATRAIVTDELADVLVLTTFDLDEYVFGALRAGAAGFLLKDTDADGLVSAVRTVARGDGFIAPTVTRRLITAFAATAPGASADARAALDTLTPRERDVLACLGLGLSNQQIADRLVLAESTAKTHVSRILAKLDLRSRVQAAILAQEVGLPPPPQP from the coding sequence GTGACCGGGGCGGCGCGGCCACCGGGCGACGCGGGCGCGGCGACGGTACGGGTGGTGCTCGCCGACGACCAGCCGGCGGTACGGGCCGGGCTGGCCCTGATCCTGAACGGCTCACCGGGTGTCGAGGTGGTAGGCGAGGCGGCCGACGGGGACGCCGCGGTGCACCTGTGCCGGGAGTTGCGCCCCGACGTGGCGGTGTTGGACGTGCGGATGCCCCGCCGGGACGGGATCTCCGCGACCCGGGCGATCGTCACCGACGAGCTCGCCGACGTGCTGGTGCTCACCACCTTCGACCTGGACGAGTACGTCTTCGGGGCGTTGCGGGCCGGCGCGGCCGGGTTCCTGCTCAAGGACACCGACGCCGACGGTCTGGTCAGCGCGGTGCGGACGGTGGCGCGGGGGGACGGGTTCATCGCGCCCACTGTGACCCGCCGGCTGATCACCGCGTTCGCGGCCACCGCGCCGGGCGCGTCGGCGGACGCCCGGGCCGCGCTGGACACCCTCACCCCGCGCGAGCGTGACGTGCTGGCGTGCCTCGGGTTGGGCCTGTCCAACCAGCAGATCGCCGATCGGCTGGTGCTGGCGGAGAGCACCGCCAAGACCCATGTGAGCCGGATCCTCGCGAAGCTGGACCTGCGTAGCCGGGTGCAGGCCGCGATCCTGGCCCAGGAGGTGGGCCTGCCCCCTCCCCCGCAGCCGTGA
- the fabF gene encoding beta-ketoacyl-ACP synthase II, whose translation MTRPDVVVTGLGATTPLGGDVASTWDAMLAGRSGVSALTQEWAAQLPVRIAAQLAVEPSEVLDRVRLRRLDRSEAIAIIAAQQAWADAGLAGSDLDGERLAVSVGSGIGGATTLLAQDDILEASGPRRVSPHTIPMLMPNGPAAWVGLELGAKAGVHSVASACATGAEAIALGLDIIRSGRADVVVAGGTEAVIHPLPIAGFSSMRAMSTRNDDPERASRPWDRGRDGFVLGEGAGIVVLERAEHAAARGARVYARLAGAGITSDAYDIVQPHAEGEGAIRAIAKAIADADIAKRDIVHVNAHATSTPVGDMLEIGGLHKALGDHPVLSATKSMTGHLLGAAGALESIATILAIRDSVVPPTINLDDPEPGLTLDVAAHKARHMDIPAALNNAFGFGGHNVALVFARP comes from the coding sequence ATGACTCGTCCTGACGTCGTCGTCACCGGGCTCGGCGCGACGACCCCGCTTGGCGGGGACGTCGCGTCGACCTGGGACGCAATGCTCGCCGGCCGCTCCGGGGTGAGTGCCCTCACCCAGGAGTGGGCCGCGCAACTGCCGGTCCGGATCGCCGCCCAGTTGGCCGTGGAGCCGTCCGAGGTGCTGGACCGGGTCCGCCTGCGCCGCCTGGACCGTTCCGAGGCGATCGCGATCATCGCGGCGCAGCAGGCCTGGGCGGACGCCGGCCTTGCCGGCTCCGACCTCGACGGGGAGCGGTTGGCCGTCAGCGTCGGCTCCGGCATCGGCGGTGCCACCACCCTGCTCGCCCAGGACGACATCCTGGAGGCGTCCGGGCCACGGCGGGTCTCTCCGCACACCATCCCGATGCTGATGCCGAACGGTCCGGCCGCCTGGGTCGGGCTGGAGCTGGGCGCCAAGGCCGGCGTGCACTCGGTGGCCAGCGCCTGCGCCACCGGCGCCGAGGCGATCGCCCTCGGGCTGGACATCATCCGCTCCGGCCGGGCCGACGTGGTGGTGGCCGGCGGCACCGAGGCGGTCATCCACCCGCTGCCGATCGCCGGCTTCAGCTCGATGCGCGCCATGTCGACACGTAACGACGACCCGGAGCGGGCCTCCCGCCCGTGGGACCGGGGCCGGGACGGCTTCGTCCTCGGCGAGGGCGCCGGCATCGTGGTGCTGGAGCGGGCCGAGCACGCCGCGGCCCGGGGCGCCCGGGTGTACGCGCGTCTCGCCGGCGCCGGCATCACCTCCGACGCGTACGACATCGTGCAGCCGCACGCCGAGGGCGAGGGCGCCATCCGGGCCATCGCCAAGGCGATCGCCGACGCGGACATCGCCAAGCGCGACATCGTGCACGTCAATGCGCACGCCACCTCGACCCCGGTCGGGGACATGCTGGAGATCGGCGGGCTGCACAAGGCGCTCGGCGACCACCCGGTGCTGTCCGCGACGAAGTCGATGACCGGTCACCTGCTCGGTGCGGCCGGCGCGCTGGAGTCGATCGCCACCATCCTGGCGATCCGCGACAGTGTCGTCCCTCCGACGATCAACCTTGACGACCCGGAGCCAGGCCTCACCCTGGATGTCGCCGCGCACAAGGCCCGCCACATGGACATCCCGGCCGCGTTGAACAACGCGTTCGGCTTCGGCGGCCACAACGTGGCTCTCGTCTTCGCCCGACCCTGA
- a CDS encoding copper resistance CopC family protein has protein sequence MPVVLGVAFGVSFLVPATPAAAHNELTGSNPRDGARVATAPARVELRFLAKPSPTTTKITITGPDNVVAGGTPAFDGSRVRVPFKPAAAGLYVVGYQLASSDGHPVKGEVRFTLTTGTAADPSASPSAAVSSPTVGPSSASTGSPTVSAVPAAGEQSDSGGRLWFWALGGLVLLAALAAGLVFRRRRRVG, from the coding sequence ATGCCAGTGGTGCTCGGCGTGGCGTTCGGTGTGTCGTTTCTGGTGCCGGCGACACCGGCCGCCGCCCACAACGAGCTGACCGGCAGCAACCCGCGCGACGGCGCCCGCGTGGCGACGGCACCCGCCCGGGTCGAGCTGCGGTTCCTCGCCAAGCCGTCGCCGACTACGACGAAGATCACAATAACCGGACCGGACAATGTGGTCGCCGGCGGGACTCCCGCCTTCGACGGCAGTCGGGTGCGGGTGCCGTTCAAGCCGGCCGCCGCGGGGCTCTACGTCGTCGGCTACCAGCTCGCGTCGTCCGACGGGCATCCGGTGAAGGGCGAGGTGCGCTTCACCCTCACGACCGGCACCGCCGCCGACCCGTCCGCCTCGCCGTCGGCCGCCGTCAGCTCGCCCACCGTCGGGCCCTCGTCGGCGTCGACCGGCAGCCCGACGGTGTCCGCTGTGCCGGCGGCCGGGGAGCAGTCCGACTCGGGCGGCCGCTTGTGGTTCTGGGCGCTGGGCGGCCTGGTGCTGCTCGCTGCCCTCGCGGCCGGCCTCGTGTTCCGCCGCCGGCGGCGGGTCGGGTGA
- a CDS encoding GH1 family beta-glucosidase, whose product MSTAPMPQFPTGFRWGVSTSAHQIEGATTADGRGPSIWDTFAHSPGRISDGSSGAVACDHYHRHTEDVALLAGLGVSAYRFSIAWPRIQPTGAGPANAAGLDFYDRLVDELLTAGVDPVATLYHWDLPQPLEDAGGWLHRDTAARFAEYAEKTAARLGDRVRLWITLNEPFIHMSLGYGMGEHAPGRTLLFDAFPVAHHQLLGHGLAVAALRAHTASPVAIANNYSPVRVLGDRDADRAAGAAYETLHNRLFTDPLLGRGYPELPGFDPSVIHPGDLDTIAAPIDVLGVNYYNPTGIRAAEEGSRLPFDLVPLDGYPRTAFDWPVAPDGLRELLGWLRDTYGDALPPIEITESGCAYDDAPDADGQVADPERIAYLDGHLRAVRAAIDDGVDVRGYFVWSLLDNWEWAEGFTKRFGLVHVDYATQTRTPKSSYTWLRDVIAANRLGSAR is encoded by the coding sequence ATGTCGACAGCACCGATGCCCCAGTTCCCCACCGGCTTCCGCTGGGGCGTCTCCACATCGGCCCACCAGATCGAGGGCGCCACCACTGCCGACGGTCGAGGTCCCTCCATCTGGGACACCTTCGCGCACTCCCCCGGGCGGATCAGCGACGGCAGCAGCGGCGCGGTGGCCTGCGACCACTACCACCGGCACACCGAGGACGTGGCTCTGCTGGCCGGCCTGGGCGTCTCCGCGTACCGGTTCTCCATCGCCTGGCCTCGGATCCAGCCCACCGGCGCCGGCCCGGCCAACGCGGCCGGCCTGGACTTCTACGATCGCCTGGTGGACGAGTTGCTGACCGCCGGCGTCGACCCGGTGGCCACCCTCTACCACTGGGACCTGCCGCAACCCCTGGAGGACGCCGGCGGCTGGCTGCACCGCGACACCGCCGCCCGGTTCGCCGAGTACGCCGAGAAGACCGCCGCCCGGCTCGGCGACCGGGTCCGGCTCTGGATCACCCTGAACGAGCCGTTCATCCACATGAGCCTCGGCTACGGCATGGGCGAGCACGCCCCCGGCCGGACGCTGCTGTTCGACGCCTTCCCGGTCGCCCACCACCAACTGCTCGGGCACGGGCTCGCGGTCGCCGCGCTGCGGGCCCACACCGCCAGCCCGGTGGCGATCGCCAACAACTACTCGCCGGTGCGGGTGCTCGGCGACCGCGACGCCGACCGGGCCGCCGGGGCGGCGTACGAGACGCTGCACAACCGGCTCTTCACCGACCCGCTGCTCGGCCGCGGCTACCCGGAGCTGCCCGGCTTCGACCCCAGCGTCATCCACCCCGGCGACCTCGACACGATCGCCGCGCCGATCGACGTGCTCGGGGTCAACTACTACAACCCCACCGGCATACGGGCGGCCGAGGAGGGCTCACGCCTGCCGTTCGACCTCGTACCGCTGGACGGCTACCCGCGTACCGCCTTCGACTGGCCGGTGGCCCCCGACGGGCTGCGCGAGCTGCTCGGCTGGCTGCGCGACACGTACGGGGACGCGCTGCCGCCCATCGAGATCACCGAGAGCGGCTGCGCGTACGACGACGCGCCCGACGCCGACGGGCAGGTCGCCGATCCGGAGCGGATCGCGTACCTCGACGGGCACCTGCGCGCGGTCCGGGCCGCCATCGACGACGGGGTGGACGTCCGCGGGTACTTCGTCTGGTCGTTGCTGGACAACTGGGAGTGGGCCGAGGGGTTCACCAAGCGCTTCGGTCTGGTGCACGTCGACTACGCCACCCAGACCCGTACGCCGAAGTCGTCGTACACCTGGTTGCGCGACGTGATCGCGGCCAACCGGCTGGGGTCGGCGCGGTGA
- a CDS encoding sensor histidine kinase, whose product MRAPPWLDSGTLGRDLVLAGASLAGGLVLYALGWQPQVRPHAQVPSALFLPPLVAVCVAVGLRRVAPRASLAVGTAALVVDAVLGSSLGTVLVYTQVLYDACVYGPPRLWRWLLRITVALSLLGVTAGVVGYGHWRGAAFGVLVVLAGVLPVLTGISVRQYRDQAAAERARAEQTARLVELDRRQAVSAERARMARELHDVVANHLSAVAIHATAVLSVPGLDRGQVESALRVIRESSVQGLAEMRQMIEVLREPGTAGEPGTPEVVTARLSEADGLVERVRAAGLAVRVRTDGTPGALPVGVDLAAYRIVQESLTNALKHGTGEAELTIAYRPAEVVLTVENPVRRGEAGLPGAGAGLIGMRERATLLAGRFTAGPRDGRWQVRAALPTGEGG is encoded by the coding sequence ATGCGTGCGCCACCGTGGCTCGACTCCGGCACCCTCGGCCGTGACCTCGTGCTGGCCGGCGCGTCGCTGGCCGGTGGCCTGGTGCTGTACGCCCTGGGTTGGCAACCGCAGGTCCGTCCGCACGCGCAGGTGCCGTCGGCGTTGTTCCTGCCGCCGTTGGTGGCGGTGTGCGTCGCCGTCGGCCTTCGGCGGGTCGCACCGCGCGCCAGCCTGGCCGTGGGGACCGCAGCGCTGGTGGTGGACGCGGTGCTGGGCAGTTCGCTGGGCACGGTCCTGGTCTACACGCAGGTGCTCTATGACGCCTGCGTGTACGGCCCGCCCCGGCTGTGGCGGTGGTTGCTGCGCATCACCGTGGCGCTGAGCCTGCTCGGGGTGACCGCCGGCGTGGTCGGGTACGGCCACTGGCGCGGGGCTGCGTTCGGCGTGCTGGTGGTGCTCGCCGGGGTGCTGCCGGTTCTGACCGGCATCAGTGTGCGGCAGTACCGCGACCAGGCCGCCGCCGAGCGGGCGCGGGCCGAGCAGACCGCCCGGCTGGTCGAGTTGGACCGTCGGCAGGCGGTCAGCGCCGAACGGGCCCGGATGGCCCGGGAGTTGCACGACGTGGTCGCGAACCACCTCAGCGCGGTGGCCATCCACGCCACCGCCGTGCTCTCCGTACCCGGGTTGGATCGCGGTCAGGTGGAGTCGGCGTTGCGGGTGATCCGGGAGAGCAGCGTGCAGGGGCTGGCCGAGATGCGTCAGATGATCGAGGTGCTGCGCGAGCCCGGGACCGCTGGCGAGCCGGGTACGCCGGAGGTGGTCACCGCGCGGCTGTCCGAGGCGGACGGACTGGTCGAGCGGGTCCGGGCGGCCGGTCTCGCGGTGCGGGTCCGGACCGATGGCACGCCCGGCGCGTTGCCGGTGGGGGTGGACCTCGCCGCGTACCGGATCGTGCAGGAGTCGCTGACCAACGCGCTCAAGCACGGCACGGGTGAGGCGGAGTTGACGATCGCGTACCGGCCGGCCGAGGTGGTGCTGACGGTGGAGAACCCGGTGCGCCGGGGCGAGGCCGGGCTGCCGGGCGCCGGGGCCGGGTTGATCGGCATGCGGGAGCGGGCCACGCTGCTGGCCGGCCGGTTCACCGCCGGGCCGCGCGACGGTCGCTGGCAGGTGCGGGCGGCCCTGCCCACCGGGGAGGGCGGGTGA
- a CDS encoding beta-ketoacyl-ACP synthase III: MTGSRIVSMGHYQPSRVVTNDDIAQLVDTNDEWIRDRVGIVSRRIADTETVADMAAAAAGKALANSGLTAADIDLVVVATCSSIDRSPNVACRVAAKLGITAPGAFDLNTACSGFAYALGTVDHAIRAGASRNAIVIGAEKLSDFTDWTDRSTCIIFADGAGAAVVSATTDDEPTGIGPVVWGSVPDKSDAVRIEGWRPYIQQEGQAVFRWATTAIAPLALQACERAGVDPSELAAFVPHQANARIIDGIAKRLNIPNAIIAKDIVESGNTSAASVPLALSKLVERREVPSGAPVLLFGFGGGLTYAGQVVRCP, translated from the coding sequence ATGACTGGCAGTCGCATCGTTTCGATGGGGCACTACCAGCCCTCCCGGGTGGTGACCAACGACGACATCGCCCAGCTCGTCGACACCAACGACGAGTGGATCCGCGACCGGGTCGGCATCGTCAGCCGGCGGATCGCCGACACCGAGACGGTCGCCGACATGGCCGCCGCGGCCGCCGGCAAGGCGCTGGCCAACTCGGGCCTGACCGCCGCCGACATCGACCTGGTCGTGGTCGCCACCTGCTCCTCCATCGACCGCAGCCCCAACGTGGCCTGCCGGGTCGCCGCCAAGCTGGGCATCACCGCCCCCGGCGCGTTCGACCTCAACACCGCCTGCTCGGGCTTCGCGTACGCGTTGGGCACCGTCGACCACGCCATCCGGGCCGGGGCGTCGCGCAACGCGATAGTCATCGGCGCGGAGAAGCTGTCCGACTTCACCGACTGGACCGACCGCTCCACCTGCATCATCTTCGCGGACGGAGCCGGTGCCGCGGTGGTCTCCGCCACCACCGACGACGAGCCGACCGGGATCGGCCCGGTCGTCTGGGGTTCGGTGCCGGACAAGAGCGACGCGGTGCGCATCGAGGGTTGGCGCCCGTACATCCAGCAGGAGGGGCAGGCGGTGTTCCGCTGGGCCACCACCGCTATCGCACCGCTCGCGCTACAGGCCTGCGAGCGGGCCGGGGTCGACCCGTCGGAGCTGGCCGCGTTCGTGCCGCACCAGGCCAACGCCCGGATCATCGACGGCATCGCCAAGCGGCTCAACATCCCCAACGCGATCATCGCGAAGGACATCGTCGAGTCCGGCAACACCTCCGCGGCGAGCGTGCCGCTGGCCCTGTCCAAGCTGGTCGAGCGCCGGGAGGTGCCCTCGGGCGCGCCGGTGCTGCTGTTCGGCTTCGGCGGTGGCCTGACCTACGCCGGTCAGGTCGTCCGCTGCCCCTGA